The Streptomyces sp. V3I7 genome segment ATGTACTACATCGCCGCCATCGCGGTCGCCCTCGGCTTCCGGATGAACCTGTTCAACATCGGCGTCGACGGCCAGTACCGGCTCGCCGCCGTGATGACCGCCGTCGTCGGTGCGCACCTCGCGCTGCCGGGCTTCCTCCAGATCCCCGTGCTCCTGCTGGTCGCCATGGCCACCGGCGCCTTCTGGGCCGGCATCGCGGGCGTCCTGAAGATCACCCGCGGCGTCAGCGAGGTCGTCGCGACGATCATGCTCAACGCCATCGCCACCAGCGTCATCGGCTACGTCACCCTCGCCGACGTCTGGGGCGTCCAGGTCGGCAACAACATGACGACCGGCACGATGGCCGAGTCCGGCTGGGTCCCCGGCATCAACCTCGGCTCGGACGTCGGCGAGATCTACGGCCTGGTCTTCCTCGCCGTCCTGCTCGGCGTCGCGTACTGGGTCGTCCTCAACCGCACCCGCTTCGGCTTCGACCTGCGCGCCACCGGCGCCTCCGAGACCGCGGCCCGCGCCTCCGGCGTCAACGCCAAGCGCATGGTGCTCACCGCCATGCTGATCTCCGGCGCGGTCGCCGGGCTCTCCGGCCTGCCGCTGCTGCTCGGCGACACCCACACCTACAGCCTGAGCTTCCCGGCCGGTCTCGGCTTCACCGCCATCGGCATCGCCCTGCTCGGCCGCAACAACCCCGGCGGCATCGCGCTCGCCGCCCTGCTGTGGGCCTTCCTCGACAAGGCCTCGCCCGCCCTCGACTACGCGGTTCCGGAGCCGTACGAGAAGGAGATCGCGACGATCATGCAGGGCCTGATCGTCTTCTCCGTCGTCATCTCGTACGCCGCCGTACGCCAGTGGGGCCTGCGCCGCCAGCAGCGCCGGGTCGGCGCCGAGCTGGCCGCCGCGGCCGCCGCCCCGAACACCAAGAAGGAGGTGGCGGCGGCATGACCACCGCGACCGTCGCGAAGCCGAAGGCGAGCGCCCCCGCCAAGGGCCGCCGCCGCATGTCGCTCCCGGTGCTCCTGCTGATCATCGCGGGCGTCCTGGTGCTCACCTCCGCCGTCCGGCTCATCACCGGCGCCGACGGCATCACCTCCACCGGCCAGATGTCCACCGCCCTGCGCCTCGCCGTGCCGATCGGCCTCGCCGGCCTCGGCGGCCTGTGGTCCGAGCGCGCGGGCATCGTCAACATCGGCCTCGAGGGCATGATGATCCTCGGCACCTGGTTCGGTGCCTGGGCCGGCTACCAGTGGGGCCCCTGGGCCGGTGTCGCGCTCGGCATCATCGGCGGCGCTCTCGGCGCGCTGCTGCACGCCATCGCCACCGTGACCTTCAACGTCAACCACATCGTCTCCGGTGTGGCGCTGAACATCCTGGCGCTCGGCACGACCCGCTACCTGTCGAAGTTCACCTTCGAGAACGTCCCGCAGGGCTCCTCCAAGCAGTCCCCGCCGGTCGACTCGCTCGGCACCTTCGACATCCCCGGCCTGTCCGGCTGGCTGGAGACCCTCAACGAGAAGCACTGGTTCCTCGTCTCCGACCTCGCCGGCCTGATCGGCGGTCTGGTCACCGACCTGTCGCCGCTCACCGTCATCGCCGTCGCCCTGGTCCCGGTCAGCTGGTGGGTGCTGTGGCGCACCGCCTTCGGTCTGCGCCTGCGCTCCTGCGGCGAGAACCCGGTGGCCGCCGAGTCCCTCGGCGTCAACGTCTACAAGTACAAGTACCTCGCGGTGCTCATCTCGGGCGCCTTCGCCGGCCTCGGCGGAGCCTTCCTGTCGATCGTCGCCTCGAACGTGTACCTGGACGGCCAGACCGCCGGCCGCGGCTACATCGGCCTCGCCGCGATGATCTTCGGCAACTGGATGCCGGGCGGACTGGCGCTCGGCGCGGGCCTGTTCGGCTACACCGACAGCCTCAACCTGCGCGGCGGCACCGTGAACGTCCACGCGCTGATCCTGCTGCTCGCGATCCTGCTGGTGTTCGGCGCCGGGTACCTGCTGTGGAAGAAGAAGTACGTCAGTGCCGTGATCACGGTCGGGATCTCGGCGGCGCTCTTCCTCTGGTACCTCGGCACCAACGAGGTCCCGCGCCAGCTGGTCACCGCGACGCCGTACATCGTCACCCTGCTCGTGCTGTCGATGTCCGCGCAGTCGCTGCGGATGCCGAAGGCGGACGGCCTGCCGTACCGGAAGGGACAGGGCAAGTGACCACCCCAGCCGCCGGATTCGACTGGGAGACGCTGCGCGCCGTGGCGCGGGACGCCATGTCCCACGCCTACGCGCCCTACTCCGGCTACCCGGTCGGCGCCGCGGCCCTCGTCGAGGACGGGCGCACGGTCGGCGGCTGCAACGTCGAGAACGCCTCGTACGGACTCGGCCTGTGCGCCGAGTGCGGCCTCGTCTCCGAGCTCCAGCGCACCGGAGGCGGTCGGCTCACGCACTTCACCTGCGTCGACGGAACGGGCGCCCTGCTCGTGCCGTGCGGCCGGTGCCGCCAGCTGCTCTACGAGTTCGGCGGGCCGGACCTGCTCCTCGACACCCCGGCGGGCATCATGCCCCTGTCGGAGATGCTCCCCCAGGCCTTCGGCCCGGAGCATCTCACCAAGTAACGCCCTGCGGCCCCTGCGGCCCGCTCACCGAGCGGATCGCAGGGGCCGCGGTTTCTCGATCCCCGGAAGGAAACGCCAGCCATGGCCATGGACGCCATCTCCGTCATCCGCACCAAGCGCGACCGCGGTGAACTCGGCGACGACCAGATCGACTGGGTCATCGACGCGTACACGCGCGGCGAGGTCGCCGACGAGCAGATGTCCGCGCTCGCGATGGCCATCCTGCTCAACGGCATGAACCGCCGTGAGATCGCCCGCTGGACCGCCGCGATGATCGCCTCCGGCGAGCGCATGGACTTCTCCTCGCTCTCCCGCCCCACCGCCGACAAGCACTCCACGGGCGGCGTCGGCGACAAGATCACCCTCCCGCTCGCCCCGCTCGTCGCCGCGTGCGGCGCGGCCGTCCCCCAGCTCTCCGGCCGGGGCCTCGGCCACACCGGCGGCACCCTCGACAAGCTGGAGTCCATCCCCGGCTGGCGCGCGCTGCTGTCCAACGAGGAGATGCTGGACGTCCTCGACACCGTCGGCGCGGTCATCTGCGCCGCGGGCGACGGCCTCGCCCCGGCCGACAAGAAGCTGTACGCGCTGCGCGACGTCACCGGCACCGTCGAGGCCATCCCGCTGATCGCCTCCTCGATCATGTCCAAGAAGATCGCCGAGGGCACCGGCTCCCTCGTCCTGGACGTGAAGGTCGGCTCCGGCGCCTTCATGAAGAACCTGGACGACGCCCGCGAACTCGCCTCCACCATGGTCGGCCTCGGCACCGACCACGGCGTGAAGACGGTCGCCCTGCTCACCGACATGGCGACCCCGCTCGGCCTCACCGCGGGCAACGCGCTGGAGGTCCGCGAGTCGGTCGAGGTCCTCGCCGGCGGCGGCCCCGCCGACGTCGTCGAGCTGACCCTGGCCCTCGCCCGCGAGATGCTCGACGCCGCCGGCATCAAGGACGCCGACCCGGCCAAGGCCCTCGCCGACGGCTCCGCCATGGACGTCTGGCGCCGGATGATCGCGGCCCAGGGCGGCGACCCCGACGCCGCGCTGCCCACCTCCAAGGAGCAGCACGTGGTCACCGCCGCCTCGTCCGGCGTCCTGACCCGCCTCGACGCCTACGACATCGGCCTCGGCGCCTGGCGCCTGGGCGCCGGCCGCGCCCGCAAGGAGGACCCGGTGCAGGCGGGTGCGGGCATCGAGATGCACGCCAAGCCCGGCGACACCGTCACCGCCGGCCAGCCGCTGCTCACCCTGCACACCGACACCCCCGAGCGCTTCGCGTACGCCCTGGAGGCGATCGAGGGCTCCTACGACATCGCACCGGCCGGCACGGCGTTCACCGCGTCGCCGGTCGTGCTCGGACGCATCGCCTGACCGACCGATGAGTTGGCGCGGCCCGGCCGGTCTACAGCACGTGGACGCCAGGGCACCCGCCGTACTCGTACTGGACGGCCCCGTCACCCAGGACGCGGTGAGGGGGCTGTGCGACGACGTGACGCTCCTGCTGGAGGCCGCCGGCGCACCGGTCGTCGTCTGCGACGTCCGCGCGCTCGGCCCGCCCCGGCTCGGGACCGTCGACCTGCTCGCGCGGCTGGAACTGGCCGCGCGGCGGGCCGGCGGCCGGATACGGCTGCGCCGGCCCGACCGCGGCCTACTCGCCCTGCTCGACCTCGCCGGACTGCGCTTCGAGGTGGAGGGGCAGACCGAACAGCGGGAACAGCCGCTTGGTGTCCAGGAAGAAGTGGAACCCGGTCAGGCGCCCGTCTGAGATCTCCAGCACCTGGATCGACCACGGCGACAGACCGCCCGTCTGCGGGTCCGGCTTGTAGTGGGCGAAGCCCGGCAGGCCGTTCACCTCCACCGGCAGCAGACGCGAGCCCTCGCACTCGTGGCCGATCGACGTCATGAAGCCCGCGATGTCCGCCTGGCCGGTCAGCCACATCTCGAACGGCGGCATCGTCATGATGGCGTCCTCGTGCAGCAACGCCGTCAGCGCCGTCATGTCGTACCCCTCGAACGCCGCCACATAGCGCTCCAGCAGCTTCCGCTGCTCCTCGTCCAGGGGGTCGGAGACGGCCGCCCGCGCACCCTTCTCGTCCCGCTCCGAGAGCGTCGCCCGGGCCCGCTGCAGGGCGCTGTTGACCGATGCGACCGAGGTGCCCAGCAGCTCCGCGACCTCGCTCGCCCGCCAGGCCAGCACCTCACGCAGGATCAGCACCGCCCGCTGCTTGGGCGGCAGATCCTGAAGGGCGGCCATGAACGCCAGCCGCACCGACTCCTTCGCGACCGCCGCCTCCGCCGGATCCTCAAGCGACGGCAGCACCCGGGCGTCGGGCATCGGCTCCAGCCACGTGTGGTCGGGGCGCGGGGACAGGGCGTACTGCGCCAGCGGCGTGGACTCCGACAGGTCCACCGGCCGCGCCCGCTTGTTGCCCGCCGACAGCATGTCCAGGCAGACGTTCGTCGCGATCCGGTACAGCCAGGAGCGGATGCTGGAGCGGCCCTGGAAGTTCTCGTAGCCGCGCCAGGCGCGGACCAGGGTGTCCTGCACGGCGTCCTCGGCCTCGAAGGACGAGCCGAGCATCCGGTAGCAGTAGCCGGTCAGTTCGGTCCGGTGCTTCTCCAGTGCGACATCGAGTTCCGTCGTCGCCGTGCCGTTGCCCATCGTCCGCCCACCCCTGTGGCCGTTGTGTCGCGCGTCTTCGCGCCCCAGCACTTCGGAAGTTACCGCAGTGCACTGACATCGGTCCCCGAAGTGAGCGAAAGCCCTGACTTGGGCAGGGCTTTCGCTCACTTCGAAGAAAGGGGGGACGGGGGCTCAGGCCGCGGTGACCAGCTCCCGCCGCGCCGCCACCCGGGCCGCGCGCGTACCGAGCACGGTGATCGTCACGACGCCGAGGACCGCGAGCACGCCGACCGTGACCGTCCCGGCCCAGCCGCCCGCGTGGAAGGCCATCGCGCCCACCGTGCTGCCCACGCTGGAGCCGACGTAGTACGCCGACTGGTACAGCGCCGACGCCTGCGCGCGGCCGCTCGTCGCCGTCTTGCCGACCGCCGAGGACGCCACCGCGTGACCCGCGAAGAAACCGGCCGTGATCAGCACCAGGCCCAGCAGCACCGGGGGGAGGGAGTCGGCCAGGGAGAGCAGCAGGCCCGAGGCGGTCGTCCCGCCGGCCAGGTACAGCGCGCCGCGCCGGCCCAGCCGCCCGACCAGCCGGCCCGCCGCCGACGCCGAGACCGTCCCCACCAGGTACACCAGGAAGATCGAACCGACGATGCCCTGCGGCAGACCGAACGGAGCCGCCGTCAGCCGGTAGCCGATCACCGTGTACACGCCGCCGAACACCGTCATGAACAGCGCGCCGATCGCGAACAGGCGCCGCAGCAGCGGGTTCGCCAGATGACCCCGGACCGTACGCACCAGCACACCCGGGCGCAGCGAACCCGGCCGGAAGTGGCGCGGGGTGGGCAGCAGCAGCCGGAACGCCACCGCGCAGGCCACCGCCAGCACGCCGATCACACCGACCGCGATCCGCCAGCCCCACTCCTGCGCGACCCAGCCGGTGATGACCCGGCCGCTCATCCCGCCGACGCTGTTGCCCGCGACGAACAGACCGATCGCCGTGACCAGCGCCCGCGGCCTGACCTCCTCGGCCAGATACGCCGTCGCCGACGCCGGAAGCCCGGCCAGCGCCGCGCCCTGCACCGCGCGCAGCACCACCAGCGCGGGCAGCGAGGGGGCGAAGGGGACCAGCAGACCGACCGACACCGCGACCGCCAGCGAGGCCGTCATCACCGTACGGCGGCCGAAGCGCTCCGACAGGGCGCTCATCGGCAGGACGAACAGCGCCAGACCGCCGGTCGCCGCCGCCACCGTCCAGCTCGCCTCGCTCGCGGCCACCTGGAACTCGCCCGAGATCAGCGGCAGCAGCGCCTGCGTCGAGTAGAGGAGGGCGAAGGTCGCGACACCGGCGAGGAAGAGGGCGAGGCTCATCCGGCGGTAGCCGGGGCCGCCCGGAGTCATCCGGGTGTCGGGGACGTCGGAGGCGTCGGGGGAGGTGGCGGGGACAGCGGGGTCGGCGCCCATGAGGGTGGGCGCCCCGGTACTGGCAGGCATGCTTCGACGTTAGTGAGCGGCCCCTCATGCGTCCAATGCATGGAATCGCCATAATCGTTCCCATGGTGCATCAGCAGAGGTCAGCGGATCGACTGTCACGGTCCGGTGACACAGAAGACATGGCGATGTCGCTCGCTCCCCGGCTCGCGTACTTCGCCGGGGTCGCCCGCACCGAGCACGTCACCCGGGCCGCCCACGAACTCCAGGTCCCGCAGTCCACCCTCTCCCGGGCCATGGTCCGGCTGGAGGACGACCTCGGCGTCGAGCTCTTCGCCCGCCGCGGCCGCACCGTCTCCCTCACCCGCGCCGGCCGTACGTTCCTCACCTCCGTCGAACGCGCCCTCGCCGAGATCGAGCGCGCCGCCGAGGAGGTACGCGCCGACGCCGACCCCGCCGCCGGCAAGGTCGCCTTCGGCTTCCTGCACACCATGGGCGCCGAGACCGTACCCGGCCTCATCCAGGCATTCCGCGCCGACCATCCGCGGATCCGCTTCAGCCTCGTCCAGAACTACGGCGAGGCCATGCTGGAACGGCTGCGCGCCGGCGAACTGGACCTCTGTCTGACCTCACCCGTCCCCGACGCCCCCGACCTGGTCGCCCGCCGCCTCGACGAGCAGAAGCTGCGCCTGGTCGTCCCCGCCGACCACCGCCTCGCGACCCGGCGCCGCATCCGGCTGGCCGAGGCCGCCGAGGAGGCCTTCGTGACCCTCGAACCCGGCTACGGGCTGCGCCGCATCACCGACGACCTGTGCGCGGAGGCCGGCTTCCGGCCCCGGGTCGCCTTCGAGGGGGAGGAGACGGAGACCCTGCGCGGCCTGGTCGCCGCGGGCCTCGGCGTCGCCCTCCTGCCCCCGCCGGTCTGGCCCCGCCCCGGCGTCAGGGAACTCACGGTCACCGCGCCGCGCGCCGTCCGCGAGATCGGCGTCGCCTGGCTGGACGGTCACCCGGACACACCCCCGGTCGCGGCCTTCAAGAAGTTCCTGCTGTCGAGAAGGGGCAACCTGCTCGCCTGACCCTCAAGAAGGGGCAACCTGCTCGCCTGACCCCGTACGTCAACTCCCGCGCAGCGACCGCCCGAAGCCCGCCGCCAACGGCATCCGCAGCCCGATCGGCGGCGGCGCGGCCAGCGCGTCCTCCAGGGGCCGTGCCAGGGAGTGCCCGAACAGCGCGCCCCGCACGAAGTCCGCGGTGAGCGCGAGGACTTCGTCGCGGTGCTGGTGCAGCCCGTGCCCGTCGGAGTGCACCTCGAACCGGCACACGTCCCGGTTCGCCTTCTTCGCCCGCGCCGCCAGCCGGAACGACAGCTCCGGGTCGGCCCGCTCGTCGTTCGTACCGTGCACGATCAGCACCCGCCGCCCCGCCAGCTGCCTGACCGGCTCCGGCGTGGCCGCGGCATCCTCCTCAGGCAGCCAGGGGGCCACCGCCACCACGGAGTTGACGGCCTCGTGCCCGGCCGCCCGCAGCGCCGCCCGGCCCCCCATGCCGACCCCGACCAGACACACGGGCACGTCCCCGTACCGCCGTACGACCTCGTCCGCGGCCCAGGTCGCGTCCGCCGCGGGATGCGCCTCGCCGCCGTTCCACCCGCGGTACCGGTAGTGCACGACATGCGTGACCAGACCCTCTCCCCGCCCGGACCGCCCCACGGCCCGCCCGAACGCCCGCACGGAAGCCGCCGCCCACACGGCCGACGGTCTGCGCGCGGAGACCTCCTCGCCCCCGGGGAGCAGCAGCACCGCCCCGCACACCGCTGTCGGCCCCTGACCGACCGCCCTTCCCAGCCTGGCCGTTCGCATCGGCGTCGCTTGCTGTGGAGTCACAGCAGAACAGTGTCAGAAGGAACGGCGCACGCCACCCTTCCGTGCGGTCACCGTTGCGTATCGGCGGAACGGTTCGGCGGGGTGGTGGGGCGCGGGACTAGAGTGCGGAAATGACGAGCCAGACCGCACCGAACGGGAAGAACCAGACCGCACCGAACGGGACGAACCAGGCCGCGCCGAGCGGGGACGGCCAGGCGCCGGCGGGGGGCCTCAAGGCCGGGCCGGTGGCGCACGCGCCGACGGTGGAGCAGATCCGCCGGGCGCCCAAGGTGCTGCTGCACGACCATCTCGACGGGGGCCTCAGGCCCGGGACCGTCGTCGAACTCGCCCGGGAGACCGGGTACGACCAGCTGCCCGAGACCGACCCCGACAAGCTCGGCGTCTGGTTCCGGGAGGCCGCCGACTCCGGATCTCTTGAGCGGTACCTGGAGACCTTCACGCACACCGTCGGCGTCATGCAGACCCGCGACGCGCTGATCCGGGTCGCCCGCGAGTGCGCCGAGGACCTCGCCGAGGACGGGGTCGTCTACGCCGAGGTGCGGTACGCGCCCGAGCAGCACCTGGAGGGCGGGCTGAGCCTCGAAGAGGTCGTCGAGGCCGTCAACGAGGGCTTCCGGCAGGGGGAGCGGCTGGCCCGCGCGAACGGGCACCGCATCCGGGTCGGCGCCCTGCTCACCGCGATGCGGCACGCCGCCCGCGCACTGGAGATCGCCGAACTCGCCAATCGGTACCGGGACCTGGGCGTCGTCGGCTTCGACATCGCCGGCGCCGAGGCCGGCTACCCGCCCACCCGGCACCTGGACGCCTTCGAGTACCTGAAGCGGGAGAACAACCACTTCACCATCCACGCCGGGGAGGCCTTCGGGCTCCCGTCCATCTGGCAGGCGCTGCAGTGGTGCGGCGCCGACCGGCTCGGGCACGGGGTGCGCATCATCGACGACATCCAGGTCCAGGGCGACGGCTCGGTCAAGCTCGGGCGGCTCGCCTCGTACGTACGGGACAAGCGCATCCCGCTCGAGCTGTGCCCCAGTTCCAACCTCCAGACCGGGGCGGCCGCCTCGTACGCCGAGCACCCGATCGGGCTGCTGCGGCAGCTGCACTTCCGGGCCACCGTCAACACGGACAACCGTCTGATGTCGCAGACGAGCATGAGCCGGGAGTTCGAGCATCTCGTCGACGCGTTCGGTTATACGCTCGACGACCTCCAATGGTTCTCCGTCAATGCGATGAAATCAGCGTTCATTCCTTTCGATGAACGGCTGGCCATGATCAATGACGTCATCAAGCCCGGATATGCGGAATTGAAATCCGAATGGCTGTTCCAGCAGACGGCCGTGACCAGCAGTTCTCCGGAAAAGGGAGAGTGAACAGGCGTACGGCGAGCGCGCGTTGCATGAACGGGCTTCACGTGTCGTCCGCATTTCGGTGTTTGCGGCGGGAGGTCCACCGTGTTTACGGTCGAGGACCGCTCAAAGTCCCCCCGACGTCGCAATTCAAGGACGCATTCACGATGAAGCAGTCTGCTGCCAAGACCCTCGGTGTCGCCGCTCTCGGTGCCGCCTTCGCCGCCGCCGGCGCGGGCGCCGCGACCGCGGCCCCGGCGCTCCCGGACACCTCCCAGGCGCTGGACACGGTCACCCAGACCCTGCCCGCGCAGAACGTCGCGCAGGCGCTGCCGGGCGCCGGCCAGGCGCTCAGCCAGGGGCAGGGCGCCGTCGGCACCGGGCTCGCCGCCGCTCAGCCGGCCGTGCAGCAGGCGCTCTCCGACGGGCCCGCCAAGCCCGTCGCCGGGCTGCTCGGCGGCCTGCCGGTCCAGGGCCTGTCCGCGCACGGCCTGCCGGTCAACGGGGTCCCGCTCGGCTGACCGGGCCCCGCACGCATCGCGCCGTTGGGGCGCACCCCCTCGTCCCGGGGTGCGCCCCAACGGCGTTCGTGTACGGGCAGATCGCGACGTCTACCAGGCGGTGCGGGGGTTCTTCTCCGAGGGGAGCAGGATCCACAGCGCGATGTAGATGAGGAACTGCGGGCCAGGCAGCAGACAGGACAGCAGGAAGATCACGCGCATCGTCGTCACGGAGGTACCGAAGCGCCGTGCCAGCGCTGCGCACACTCCGCCGATCATGCGGCCTTCGGTGGGGCGGGCAAGGGCGGTCATCTTTTGTGGCTCCTTCGCGGACGATGCTCGGAGGCGACTCCGTGTGGCCGCCCCCGTCTGTCTTCCACAGTACGAACCCGCGAACCGTCCCGGCGTCGCTCTACGGGGCGATGCCGACCCTGGGAATCGTCGGGGTCCGTCCCTGAGACGCCTCTTCCTGGGGGCCGGGGCGGCGCAGGCCTCGCCGGCGGAGCCAGGAGCGGCCCGCCGGGACGACGGCGACGTGGGCCAGGGCCACGCCCGTGGTGTTCAGCAGCAGCGAGTCGATGTCGACGACGCGGCCGGGAACGCCGGTCTGGAGCAGGGCGATGCCCAGGGAGAGGAGGGCGCCCGCGGTGGCGGTACGGATCAGGGAGCCGAGCGGGGAGACGTTGAGCCGGCCCTGGGTCATCGGCAGCAGCACGCCGAGCGGGGCGAGGAGCGCGAGGCCCTCGCCGATCCGCCGGGCCGCCTCGGGCCAGCCCAGCGCCAGGTCGGCGCGGATGCCGGCGAGCGGGCGCAGATTGGCGGGCATCACCCAGGGCACGTCCAGGGGTCGCAGCATCAGCCAGGCGACGAACGCGAGATGCGCGACGAGGAGGACGCCCCCTGTCACCCGGATGCGGAACGCGGCGCTGCCGCCGATGGAGCCTTGACGCTGCACGCCCCCCTAGACGCGCCCGTGCGCGCCGACGGTTCCGGATCGCTCACCCGTACGGAAGAGGCGTACGGCACATCCCGCCCGGGTGCGTCGGTGTCTCAGCCCGCGGCCACGCTGCTCGAGGGGGGCCGGGCGGTGCCCGGCCTGGAGCGGACGTCGTCGGTGCACTCGTAGCGGCGGGGCGGTTCGTCGCCCGGGCCGCCGAGGATCACCGAGCCGTCGCCCTCGGCGGCCGCCGAGTCGGAGAAGGTGCAGACGATCTGGGCGAGGGCGTACGGGGTGAGGCGGTCCGGCGCGGTGCTGAGCCGCAGGGTGTCCTCGGGGTCGGTGCGCCGCGGTCCGCCCACGCCGATGCCGCCGCGGATGTACGTCGTGTAGCCCGCCGCCTTCTCGCTCGGTGACGGGTTCTCGGCGAGCTGGTCCAGCAGGCCGAGGGCGACGATCACGCGCCGCTTGGCGTCCGGGGTGCCCTCGGGGACGCGCACCGAGCGGTCGACGGTCACCAGCGAGGAGCGGCACAGCAGGAAGACCTGGACGGGCACGCCGTGCGCGGTCTGGGACGGTACGGCGGGCTCGGACAGGGAGCACGGCATCCGCGAGGGCGCCCCGCCGAAGTCGGTGGGCACCTCGGTGGCCCGGATCCCGCAGCCCGTGAGCAGGGCGGCGAGGGCCGGCAGGGCCGCCAGCGGGGCCAGCAGTCGTCGTACGCTCATCGCGCCTCCCCCTGCGCGCCGTCGGCCCCGGCGTCCTTGCCGCCGCGGCCGGTCTTCTCGCGGTCGCCGTCGCCCTCGCGGTCGCCGTCGCCCTCGCGGTCGCCGGTCTCCCGTGTCAGCTCCGAGGCGTCCAGGGGCAGCCGCAGCGTGAACACCGCACCGCCCTCAGGAGAGTTGGCCGCGGTGATCTCGCCGCCGTGGATGTGGGCGTTGGCCAGCGCGATGGACAGGCCAAGACCGCTGCCCTCGGAGCGCGGGCGGGAGGCGCTGGCCTTGTAGAAGCGGTCGAAGACGTGCGGCAGGACCTCCTCGGGGATGCCCGGGCCGTGGTCCCGCACCGCGATGACGAGCGCGTCGCCCTCTATGCGCACCGACACCCGGACCGGCGAGCCCCCGTGCT includes the following:
- a CDS encoding ATP-binding protein → MKQSAAKTLGVAALGAAFAAAGAGAATAAPALPDTSQALDTVTQTLPAQNVAQALPGAGQALSQGQGAVGTGLAAAQPAVQQALSDGPAKPVAGLLGGLPVQGLSAHGLPVNGVPLG
- a CDS encoding VanZ family protein, translating into MQRQGSIGGSAAFRIRVTGGVLLVAHLAFVAWLMLRPLDVPWVMPANLRPLAGIRADLALGWPEAARRIGEGLALLAPLGVLLPMTQGRLNVSPLGSLIRTATAGALLSLGIALLQTGVPGRVVDIDSLLLNTTGVALAHVAVVPAGRSWLRRRGLRRPGPQEEASQGRTPTIPRVGIAP
- a CDS encoding PspC domain-containing protein — encoded protein: MTALARPTEGRMIGGVCAALARRFGTSVTTMRVIFLLSCLLPGPQFLIYIALWILLPSEKNPRTAW
- a CDS encoding adenosine deaminase, which encodes MTSQTAPNGKNQTAPNGTNQAAPSGDGQAPAGGLKAGPVAHAPTVEQIRRAPKVLLHDHLDGGLRPGTVVELARETGYDQLPETDPDKLGVWFREAADSGSLERYLETFTHTVGVMQTRDALIRVARECAEDLAEDGVVYAEVRYAPEQHLEGGLSLEEVVEAVNEGFRQGERLARANGHRIRVGALLTAMRHAARALEIAELANRYRDLGVVGFDIAGAEAGYPPTRHLDAFEYLKRENNHFTIHAGEAFGLPSIWQALQWCGADRLGHGVRIIDDIQVQGDGSVKLGRLASYVRDKRIPLELCPSSNLQTGAAASYAEHPIGLLRQLHFRATVNTDNRLMSQTSMSREFEHLVDAFGYTLDDLQWFSVNAMKSAFIPFDERLAMINDVIKPGYAELKSEWLFQQTAVTSSSPEKGE